One part of the Phragmites australis chromosome 3, lpPhrAust1.1, whole genome shotgun sequence genome encodes these proteins:
- the LOC133911323 gene encoding uncharacterized protein LOC133911323 → MGAQGTSSAILQADLSQFDVLDTPIAQEEMGQFSLSSDEKGRKKDPVVGTDQSKETYWGRIAKYFNTYRKPTMMTRSDKALINHMKLITDAVSKFMVHVRKVEQLNPSGTNEHDKMARACTTYKGIEGKPFAYTHCWVMLADHPKWHAHESTKAQMLQDVMDTQSSQAACNKVANDAASNASMELPWPIGRDAAKTARACKSPSTTSLATVSGGMYERHLVDLTETKKVMVELKKE, encoded by the exons ATGGGGGCCCAGGGTACCTCATCTGCTATACTGCAAGCGGACCTATCACAGTTCGATGTTTTGGACACTCCTATTGCACAAGAGGAGATGGGGCAATTCAGCTTGAGCAGCGACGAGAAGGGTAGGAAGAAG GATCCTGTGGTTGGTACAGATCAGTCCAAGGAGACTTATTGGGGAAGAATTGCCAAGTACTTCAACACATATAGGAAGCCAACCATGATGACTAGGTCCGACAAGGCTCTAATCAACCACATGAAGCTCATTACGGACGCAGTTAGCAAGTTCATGGTTCATGTTAGGAAGGTTGAGCAACTGAATCCTAGCGGGACCAATGAGCATGATAAG ATGGCTCGAGCTTGCACGACATATAAGGGCATTGAGGGAAAGCCTTTTGCATACACGCACTGCTGGGTCATGCTTGCCGACCACCCGAAATGGCACGCCCACGAGTCCACGAAGGCACAAATGCTGCAGGATGTGATGGATACACAATCGAGCCAAGCTGCATGCAACAAAGTGGCGAATGACGCGGCCTCGAACGCTTCGATGGAGCTTCCTTGGCCTATTGGACGGGACGCAGCTAAAACGGCCCGTGCGTGCAAATCTCCTTCCACTACTTCATTGGCAACCGTCTCTGGTGGTATGTATGAAAGGCACCTAGTTGACCTTACTGAAACAAAGAAGGTTATGGTCGAGTTGAAGAAGGAGTAG
- the LOC133911338 gene encoding expansin-B7-like produces MASSSSSSSSRAVAAALLCLLLLASSHGCCAKHKHKARTTPPAPAVPTPTPAANSSADSSGWLNARATWYGAPNGAGPDDNGGACGFKNVNLPPFSGMTSCGNEPLFKDGKGCGSCYQIRCVAHPACSAVPETVIITDMNYYPVAPYHFDLSGTAFGAMAKDERNDELRHAGIIDIQFKRVPCQYQGLTVTFHVEHGSNPNYLAVLVEYENGDGDVVQVDLMESRAEDGEPTGVWEPMHESWGSIWRMDTRRPLQGPFSLRITNESGKTLVADQVIPADWQPDSVYSSIVQFE; encoded by the exons atggcatcctcctcctcctcctcctcctcccgcgccgTCGCGGCTGCTCTGCTGTGCCTCCTGCTGCTTGCTAGTAGCCATGGCTGCTGCGCCAAGCACAAGCATAAGGCCCGCACCACTCCTCCGGCTCCTGCAGTCCCCACCCCGACCCCTGCCGCAAATTCCAGTGCCGACTCCAGCGGCTGGCTCAATGCCAGGGCAACCTGGTACGGCGCCCCCAACGGCGCCGGACCAGACGACAACG GTGGCGCTTGCGGATTCAAGAACGTGAACCTGCCTCCTTTCTCCGGCATGACATCCTGCGGCAACGAGCCACTTTTCAAGGACGGCAAAGGATGCGGCTCATGCTACCAG ATAAGGTGCGTCGCCCACCCGGCGTGCTCCGCCGTCCCGGAGACGGTGATCATCACGGACATGAACTACTACCCCGTGGCCCCCTACCACTTCGACCTCAGCGGCACCGCCTTCGGCGCCATGGCCAAGGACGAACGCAACGACGAGCTCCGACACGCTGGCATCATCGACATCCAGTTCAAGAG GGTGCCGTGCCAGTACCAGGGGCTGACGGTGACGTTCCACGTGGAGCATGGGTCGAACCCCAACTACCTTGCGGTGCTGGTGGAGTACGAgaacggcgacggcgacgtggTGCAGGTGGACCTCATGGAGTCGCGGGCGGAGGACGGCGAGCCGACGGGCGTGTGGGAGCCGATGCACGAGTCGTGGGGCTCCATCTGGAGGATGGACACCCGGCGCCCGCTGCAGGGGCCCTTCTCGCTGCGCATCACCAACGAGTCCGGCAAGACGCTCGTCGCCGACCAGGTCATCCCCGCAGACTGGCAGCCGGACAGCGTCTACAGCTCCATCGTCCAGTTCGAGTAG